From a single Pseudalkalibacillus hwajinpoensis genomic region:
- the larA gene encoding nickel-dependent lactate racemase, with product METTLLYGKDGLSINIPDNSFMVEPNNLEGLPETNRSIKEALQNPIGTSPLKEVVKATDTVAIAISDITRPTPNHILIPLLIEELNHVPLENFVIINGTGTHRDQTREEFIQMLGEWVVDNIRIVNNQCHDKDSLVNLGESKFGCDVYLNKDYVEANFKIVTGFIEPHFFAGFSGGPKGIMPGIAGIETIMTFHNARMIGDPLATWGNMENNPVQEMTREINGMCKPDFMLNVTLNREKEITAVFAGELYEAHDKGCEFAKEHAMIKCNERFDVVITSNSGYPLDQNLYQAVKGMSAAHKIVKKGGAILVASECSDGLPSHGNYSKIFEMADSPQALLDMINNPEFKMFDQWQVQKQAVIQVWADVYVYSKLTDEQVKGAMLKPISNIEKQLDELKKKYGENMSVAVLPLGPLTIPYVEE from the coding sequence ATGGAAACAACATTGCTATACGGAAAAGATGGTCTTTCAATTAATATACCTGATAATTCGTTCATGGTAGAGCCCAATAACCTTGAAGGGTTACCAGAGACAAACCGTTCTATTAAGGAAGCGCTTCAAAATCCAATTGGAACATCACCTTTAAAAGAAGTGGTAAAAGCAACGGATACAGTTGCAATTGCAATTAGCGATATTACAAGACCTACACCAAACCACATCTTAATCCCTTTACTTATTGAAGAGTTGAACCATGTGCCACTAGAAAACTTTGTGATTATAAACGGAACAGGAACACACCGTGATCAGACACGTGAAGAATTTATTCAAATGCTTGGAGAATGGGTCGTTGATAACATCCGAATCGTGAACAACCAGTGCCATGATAAAGATTCTCTTGTAAACCTCGGTGAAAGCAAATTTGGCTGTGATGTGTATTTAAACAAAGATTACGTGGAAGCGAATTTTAAAATTGTAACAGGCTTCATTGAACCGCATTTTTTCGCAGGATTTTCTGGTGGGCCCAAAGGAATCATGCCAGGAATTGCTGGTATTGAAACCATCATGACATTCCATAATGCAAGAATGATCGGTGATCCTCTCGCAACATGGGGAAATATGGAGAACAACCCTGTACAGGAGATGACTCGAGAAATTAACGGCATGTGTAAGCCTGATTTCATGTTAAATGTAACCCTAAACAGAGAAAAAGAAATTACGGCAGTATTCGCAGGCGAGCTTTACGAAGCGCACGATAAAGGGTGCGAATTTGCAAAAGAACATGCAATGATTAAATGCAATGAGCGATTTGATGTGGTTATTACATCTAACTCTGGATATCCGTTAGATCAGAACTTGTATCAAGCAGTAAAAGGAATGAGTGCTGCTCACAAGATTGTGAAGAAGGGTGGGGCGATCCTGGTCGCTTCCGAATGCTCAGATGGACTTCCGAGTCATGGAAACTACTCGAAAATATTTGAAATGGCGGATAGTCCTCAGGCACTGCTTGATATGATCAACAACCCGGAATTTAAGATGTTTGATCAATGGCAAGTACAGAAACAAGCGGTAATTCAGGTGTGGGCAGACGTTTATGTGTATTCTAAGCTAACAGATGAGCAGGTTAAGGGAGCTATGCTAAAACCGATATCTAACATTGAAAAACAACTGGATGAGTTAAAGAAAAAATATGGAGAAAACATGTCGGTCGCTGTATTACCGTTAGGACCATTAACCATTCCATACGTGGAAGAATGA
- a CDS encoding 2-keto-3-deoxygluconate permease: MKIKQTIEKVPGGLMVVPLMFGALFNTIDQMHLPVVMNFLKTLGVAPTSEGYYELLRIGGFSEALFKNGALVLIALFLFSAGSQMNLRIGGAALKKGSLLIVSKYLTGLSVGILFGYFFDPMSGLFGLSTLAIIAGMTNGNGGMYAALTSQYGNRSDVGAVAILSLNDGPFLTLLALGLLGSSFPVIAFIAVLLPIAIGMILGNLDPEIREFLKPGEILPVPFFAFALGAGMNLASFFNPDVVAAGLTIGILTTVLTGGAGILIFKLFKEKSYIAPVSEASTAGNAAATPAAIAAAAAVAAGSGMMSASEAASFEAIAAVATAQISIATLTTAILCPIAVILVDRYQRSKGIDGKLETNKGKKQEKNDKNAQSA; this comes from the coding sequence ATGAAGATTAAACAGACGATTGAAAAAGTTCCTGGCGGTTTAATGGTAGTTCCACTTATGTTTGGTGCACTCTTTAACACCATTGATCAAATGCATCTTCCAGTTGTTATGAACTTTTTGAAAACACTGGGTGTCGCACCTACATCAGAAGGCTATTATGAGTTGTTAAGAATTGGTGGCTTCTCAGAAGCTTTGTTTAAAAACGGAGCATTGGTTTTAATTGCACTTTTCCTCTTTTCAGCAGGTAGTCAGATGAATTTGAGAATCGGTGGTGCAGCACTTAAGAAAGGGTCATTGTTGATCGTCAGTAAATACTTAACAGGTTTATCGGTTGGTATTCTTTTCGGGTATTTCTTTGATCCAATGTCAGGCTTGTTTGGATTATCGACACTTGCGATCATAGCAGGGATGACAAATGGAAACGGTGGCATGTATGCCGCGTTAACTAGTCAATACGGAAACCGATCAGATGTTGGAGCAGTAGCCATACTTTCTCTTAATGACGGACCATTTTTAACATTACTTGCGTTAGGACTACTCGGTTCAAGCTTTCCTGTTATTGCCTTTATCGCGGTTCTACTTCCGATCGCAATCGGTATGATCCTTGGAAACCTTGACCCTGAAATAAGAGAGTTTCTTAAGCCAGGTGAAATTTTACCAGTACCATTCTTTGCATTTGCGCTCGGAGCCGGTATGAACCTTGCAAGCTTCTTTAATCCAGATGTTGTTGCGGCTGGGTTAACAATCGGTATTCTTACGACTGTTCTAACAGGCGGGGCTGGTATACTTATTTTCAAATTGTTTAAAGAAAAAAGCTATATCGCTCCCGTTTCTGAAGCTTCTACAGCTGGAAACGCTGCTGCGACACCAGCCGCTATAGCCGCAGCCGCTGCAGTAGCTGCTGGATCAGGAATGATGTCTGCTTCCGAAGCAGCATCGTTTGAAGCAATTGCTGCTGTTGCGACGGCACAGATCTCTATCGCAACCCTTACAACAGCTATCCTTTGTCCAATTGCGGTTATTTTGGTGGATCGTTACCAGAGAAGCAAAGGGATCGACGGCAAACTTGAGACGAATAAAGGTAAAAAGCAAGAAAAAAACGACAAAAACGCCCAATCTGCCTGA
- a CDS encoding NUDIX hydrolase: protein MKRVDVVYAFIFDPLKQKVLMVNNAHSTWSLPGGAVELGETLEQGVIRETKEETGLEIEAGPILAVNEAFFTKQQHHGLMFTFQATVIDGEVQLEDKNEITEIQWVDINTANELMPYHKKGVEELLKSSSAYTFQGNVN, encoded by the coding sequence ATGAAACGAGTAGATGTAGTATATGCGTTTATTTTTGACCCATTAAAACAAAAAGTATTAATGGTGAATAATGCGCATTCAACTTGGTCATTGCCAGGTGGAGCAGTTGAATTAGGAGAAACCTTAGAACAAGGAGTTATTCGTGAAACAAAGGAAGAGACTGGTTTAGAAATTGAAGCAGGGCCGATTCTAGCAGTTAATGAGGCATTTTTTACAAAGCAGCAACATCACGGTTTAATGTTTACATTTCAAGCTACTGTTATTGATGGAGAGGTTCAACTTGAAGATAAGAATGAGATTACTGAGATACAGTGGGTAGACATTAATACTGCTAACGAGTTAATGCCCTACCATAAAAAAGGAGTAGAGGAATTACTGAAATCTTCTTCAGCTTACACTTTTCAGGGGAATGTTAACTAG
- a CDS encoding tyrosine-type recombinase/integrase translates to MAYLRKRGTKWSYQIEWIDPLSGKRKTKTKSGFTRKTDARIEAEEIEKELRDGTYLDENSINFSEFADEWLTFYAKNSKVSSHRVRSKEIIHFKRYFSKMKLSDITRKQYQALLNSLHEKGYAHNTLYGIHTTGRMLFKKALEYNLIKLNPSEFAKIPKKIETVEEIEQNEEVLKFLEKNELIAFLKTAKEKGLDRDYVMFLTLAYSGIRVGELMALKWNDVNFENGSIRITKTYYNPSNNTKNYQLLTPKTKRSTRTLKMDNQVICELKKYCIQQREMKLALGNQYKDLGFVFAKEINNPGYPDFIKTVENRMRRLLKFSGIEKNVTPHSFRHTHTSLLIEAGVGTKEIQQRLGHGDINTTMNIYAHITNNMEQKASEKFSELMKDALY, encoded by the coding sequence ATGGCTTACTTAAGAAAAAGAGGGACTAAGTGGTCTTATCAAATTGAGTGGATTGACCCTTTATCAGGAAAAAGAAAGACAAAAACTAAGAGTGGTTTTACTAGAAAAACAGATGCAAGAATTGAAGCAGAAGAAATTGAGAAGGAATTAAGAGATGGAACTTATTTAGATGAGAATAGCATCAATTTTAGTGAATTTGCAGATGAATGGCTTACATTCTATGCGAAAAATTCTAAAGTCAGTTCCCATAGAGTTCGGTCAAAGGAAATAATTCATTTTAAAAGATATTTTTCCAAAATGAAGCTATCTGACATTACTAGAAAACAATATCAAGCACTACTCAATAGTCTTCACGAAAAGGGATATGCTCACAATACTCTCTATGGCATTCACACGACTGGACGTATGTTATTTAAAAAAGCATTGGAATATAACCTAATTAAGTTAAATCCAAGTGAATTCGCAAAAATCCCTAAGAAAATTGAAACAGTAGAAGAAATTGAACAAAATGAAGAGGTTCTAAAATTCCTAGAAAAAAATGAACTAATAGCTTTTTTAAAGACTGCCAAGGAAAAAGGCTTGGATAGAGACTATGTTATGTTTTTAACTTTGGCTTATAGTGGTATTCGTGTAGGAGAGTTAATGGCACTAAAATGGAACGACGTTAATTTTGAAAACGGGTCAATCCGAATTACTAAAACTTACTACAATCCGAGTAATAATACAAAAAACTATCAACTACTTACACCAAAAACCAAGAGATCAACTCGCACTCTCAAAATGGACAATCAGGTAATCTGTGAATTAAAAAAATACTGTATCCAACAACGGGAAATGAAATTAGCACTTGGGAATCAATATAAAGATCTGGGATTTGTTTTTGCAAAAGAGATTAATAACCCAGGTTACCCAGACTTTATAAAAACGGTTGAAAACAGGATGAGACGTCTGTTAAAGTTCAGTGGTATAGAAAAGAATGTCACCCCTCACTCTTTTAGACATACACATACCTCTCTTCTAATAGAGGCTGGAGTAGGAACCAAGGAGATCCAGCAAAGGCTAGGGCACGGGGATATCAATACGACCATGAACATTTACGCTCATATTACTAATAACATGGAACAAAAAGCATCGGAAAAGTTCAGTGAGCTAATGAAAGATGCATTATATTGA